In Euphorbia lathyris chromosome 2, ddEupLath1.1, whole genome shotgun sequence, the sequence GTTAAAACAACCCTATAAGGAAAGAAGGAGCTCTGCTAATTATGGTGCGGTGTAATGAGGAAGCAACTCTACTAAGGTAGAGTTGTTTTTCGTGGGTTCCTTAAGGACCACCCTAATATGATTAATACGGCTTAGAGGCTCTAACACTAACTAGTATTGCTAACACTGCTTGTCAATGTGTAATGTTCTTGTTTTCAACTGGTTGGCAATTGTTTATAATCATAATTATAATTAGCTCTAAATCATGATCCACCCACCATAAATATTtgaagaaatatcataaacaagaACATTACACATTGACAAGCAGAATGTAATTAAGAAAAAACTACAAAGCTGAGGTGGAGAAACCTCATTTTGCTTTTCTGTTACTACTACTGCAAACAAtgatcctatatatatatatatatatatatataagcacaAAGAATAAGATCAAGGGAAGTGGAACTTCATGTAATCTTCTTCTCCCCGGCCTGGAGGAGGACTGATGTAGACCCAAAGCAAAGAAATGATAATGGAGAGCAAACCAGACCATATATACACAATGGTTGGTACCTTTCCTCTTCTCCCCATCAGCCCTTTAGCAAATGGGTAGAGATGGGATAAAACCCAGAAGCTGAAGAACACCCCACCTAGAAGCTTACTCCACTCTGGATAAGGACTGTACATTGTCCTTGCTACTCCTACTGCTATTGCTATGGCATTCAACATCATTATTGTGATTGGAGGTACCATTAAGAAGCTCCACCTAACCTCGTAAAGTTCAGCAAATTCCTCATCCCCTTCTTCTGGTGTTGCTGATTTAGATGTCAATGTGAATGATATGTCTACTCCTGCTATTACCTTTAGCAGTCCTTGTAAGACTGCTGCAGGATGAGCACTTGTTCCTCCTATCACCCAGAACTGCTCATTTCGCCACCAGTCGTGGAGAGTGATTCCGGACCATTTGATTTCCAGGAGTGCAAGTAAGCAAAGGGTTATTGTGATGGCCAGCAAGAACACAAGGAATGTGATGCTGAGAGACTGAACTATGAATTGCCCTGAAAATAGAGATATTGCAGGTAGTATGCAATATACAATGAGAAACATTGAGGTGAAAGGGTACATTCCCACGTTGAAATATGCTATCCTTTGTAAGAACTTCATACGAGGGCTAGCAAACAATGCATTGTTTCGTGAGAAGAATATTTCAACTGAACCTGTTGCCCATCGAAGCACTTGATGCAGCCTGTCTGTTAGATTGATAGGAGCTGACCCGCGAAATGCATCTCTTTTCGTTACACAATAAATGGACCTCCATCCTCTGTTATGCATTCTGTAACCAGTAACCACATCTTCTGTTACTGAACCATATATCCATCCAACCCTTTTCCCCCACTCAGTTTTATCCTCGTAGAAGCAAGAGATTACGCTAATTGCCTCTGCAACTGTTGCAGCATCCAATGGCTCTCTAGGAACAGCAAGGGATCCAGCTGGTCTTCCGTGACTTCCTTGCATTTCTTGAAGCAACCTTCCTTGGTATTCTGCAACTGGAATTGATGCAGCTAAAGAAGCTGAGTTCCCAAATCTTTTCGGTAGAAGCGAAGACTCTATCTCTGCATCATCGTCATTGTGGTCTCCATTAATTGGCAATGTTATCTCATCTTCTTGTTTCTTTGCAGACTTCTTGGGTTTCCTTAAAAGCAACTTAATTTTCCTCCTGCCAAAGCATCCATGGTGTTCTGTGGTTCTAGGAGGGCTGAACCCATACAGAGCTGTTCTGCGGAAGATGCAACCAGTTCCTACGTACATTGGACCCTGCAGCCCATCAAGAGCTCTCATGCTTACATCAAAGAACACTGTGTTGTGGTTACCATAGCGATCATTCGGATCAATCCCTTCAAACCTTTGAGGGAACTGAACATAACAGATCCTGTCACCGCCTCTATCAAGCATAAAGCACATTCCTTCCCTCATGGCCAAAGAGTTATAAATGTAGTGATCACAGTCAAGATTTAAGATGAATGGACCATTTGACATAATTGCACTAGTTCTAACTAGAGCATTCATAGCTCCAGCTTTCTTGTTGTGATCATAACCTGGCCTCTTCTCACGAGACACATACACCAGCAGTGGCAATCTGATATCAACGTCTGTTGTGTCAATCAAGTTCTCGCCGCCTGCTTCTGTCCCGAACACAGGTTCTGCATTGGGTGGGGCTAACATTGCCTGCGATCAAAATCAAAGAAGAAATGTTAATACATACTCTTAAGTTTCCAAGAAAATTTAGTAGTAAATTACAGGTTTAACAAAATATTTACCTGAATTATACCGGCATGATCTCCCCTTGAGTGATCAGTCTCACCAGAAACCCAAGTTCCAGGCCAATGAGAGCTATCTGACATCCAAGTAGCCTTTGGTACCTTAATTGGATCTGATGGATTGGCCCCCATTTCCACCTGTTTCTTCTTTGCTCGAAGCTCTTCATGGGCATTGTAAGCATCTGATCTTCTCCTGATTGCTTCAGGCAAGGAATTAATCCTCACTTTAAATTCATCATATTCTCTCTTCACTCTTCTCCTCTCCCTAACAAAGTCAAGCCTCACTTTGTTCTTGAGAAAATCGCGTTTCTGCCCAAAATAAGCCTCGGGGTTCCGAGGTTCTATATTATGTTTTCTGCAGAAGGGTACCCAAATTCTTGCAAAACTAGCAGTCTCAGCAAGAGCTTCAAATGTCAACAGAGCTCCACCATCGTCTGACAAGTAACAGGCAACCTTTTCCACTGGATAATTGACTGCAAGAATGGATAGAATGGTGTTTGCAGTGACAAGAGGAGGTTCTTTCTCAGGGTCTGCAGTTGAAACAAATACATCAATGCCTGGAAGGTCTGATCTTCCTCTTGGGTTTCTGAGATTGGGGGATTCGAAGCGTTCTTTTAGAACAGAAAGGTCAGTGACTCTTGTTACTGGGCATAGCTTAGGAAGTTGATCCAGAAGCCATGAAAACGCAAACCATATCTCACAAGTTATGGACATCCCCCATAGCCACATTGCCTCGTGATTGGGATGTCGAACTCTCCACGTGAGAAACAAACCAAGGGCAATCAGACGCATCACAATCAGCAATCTGCATAACCAATAACATTAATCTCACATTCAGGTCCCAATTATGCCAAAATATTACTAGAGCTACTATCTTCTAATTATCAGCTAGCTTAACTTAGGCAGGTAAGTTCATTAATAATTCATAACAACATTTACAGAGATGAATTATGAATTCCCCAGCTAATTATTCTAGTCTTCAATAACCACAAGATAGAATCCTAAAGCAACTAACCAACGAGATAAGCAAAGCAGGATATATTATGTAAATGAAGAACCAAAGGCCACAAATTATAAGTTAAAAACCTAAAATCAAAAGCCAATTAAAACCCACCAACAAGAGATAATAATCAAAGCAACATATATGATGTGAATTCAAATGCAGAACAAAAGCCCACAAATAACAACTTAAAAACCTAAAAACAAAAGCCAATTAAAGCAACCGATGGGAGATAATCAAAACAGCTATATGCTGTGAATTGAAATGAAGATCAAAAGCCACAGTTTTCACAAGTTAAAAACCTAAATCAAAAGCCAATTAAAGCAAGCAACGAGAGATAATCAAAATAGCATATATGATGATGTGAATAATGAAGAGCAAAAGGCCACAAATTATAAGTTAAAAACCTAAAATCAAATGCCAAAATTGAAGATACAATttagagaaaaacagaaaacttCATTCATGTACCTGTATGGGCTTAGAATTGCAGCAGAAATTCCAACCTTCCTGGTCAATGGCCTCTTGCATTTTTCTCCAAAATCTGGAGGATGGTCAAATCCATTTGCTCCTGATCCTCCATACCCATCTTTAGGCCACACGGCATTCCCATATCCGTAAGTACCCTTAGTCTCAAACAACCACCGAGTGTGGTCAAACTCAGGGGGATGATTTTGCGCCTTGAAGGACTTCACAACAGAAAGCCTCTTATCTAAAGTAGGCAAGGGCAGTGCCTGATCTTCTTCACTTTTATCCTCATAATCTTCATCAGTTTCCTCATCATCAGCACCCCTGTATGGTTCTTTGCAACCAGGACATTGTCCTCCTCCTATAGATTCCACATTATCTACATAACAATCTCTGCAGATTTGGAATCCACACTCACACTTTCCTTGAATTGAATTTTCATCGCAGCCTTTCATCCCACAAATAACCCCTGATTTCAGAGACTTAGCTGTTTCCAGCGAACAGTCAATAACATGCCCACGGGTCACCGAATTGAAACCACCGGTGAAGATAGTACCCGAAATGAAATTCCGATCAGGTTTTCCTGAGTCATAAAGGCTGGTCCCTGAGGCTGACATGTACTGGTTGTCGGGAGTAGGAGGTATGTGCACAGTGTATGTGACAAACCCTGAATTGGTATCCTCCGTGGTATCATCTCTAGACGTCGAGCAGTATCTGCCTCCGCCTGAGTTCCGATTCCGACTGTTGCTGATCGGGGAGTTTGATAAAGAAGTTCTGGGCACCGGACTTGTTAAGCCGATGCTTCTACTTCCTGTTCCTTTGCCTCCTGATGAGACAGTTACGGTCACCGGAGAAGAAGATGATGTTTTCACCATTGTTCTGAAAACAGTATTAAGAAAATCGCAAGAAAAGAGAATTCAagtagagagaaatgagaagaaggtAGGAAGATTGAAGCGTAAAAAGAATAATGGAAGCAGAAAAAGAATAAGCTCTTAAAGTAGCTGGCACTGATCTCAATTTGTAATTGAATTTTGGAGTTGGGGAGTTTCATTGCAACGGTCGAATAATTTAGACCGTAGATGAGATGGAATCCGACGATTAGAATTCAAGAGAAACGGTAACGTTTTGAGATATGACATTTGCATGTGGTCCACGTAGATAAGAAAGTCAAAAAAGTAAAGGGCAAAAAGAGGATTTACACTCCTTTAAACGGTGTTTATATAAACCGTTGAGTATACTGGGAAGATATTCCAAAAGTTAACGTCGGTGGTCCACGGCTGTtttaatatacatatacatttaaAAAGTTTACCTCTTTCTTCATGCACACCGTTGAGCTCATTGACAAAATTTATTTGCATTTATGTTATAGTATAATATAAccatttgaaatatataaattatataatatgattaggaTAGTATCTATAATACATTTTAACACTCCTAGACTTCTTTTTATAAAATAACATAGATTGACTAATTATGAGGAACAAAACCTAAATACTGTATTTTCAATTTAGTCATTTTTTATTCTCTTCAAATACCTCATAATATTAATATTGTACGACTTATATTTTTGTactctttatttataaataaataaattgttatataaattcaaattaaaatatgtataacaatatctaaaaattgattaaaaaaacaatttctaaaaataataatataaaataatttaatatagaaaaat encodes:
- the LOC136217699 gene encoding cellulose synthase-like protein D5 encodes the protein MVKTSSSSPVTVTVSSGGKGTGSRSIGLTSPVPRTSLSNSPISNSRNRNSGGGRYCSTSRDDTTEDTNSGFVTYTVHIPPTPDNQYMSASGTSLYDSGKPDRNFISGTIFTGGFNSVTRGHVIDCSLETAKSLKSGVICGMKGCDENSIQGKCECGFQICRDCYVDNVESIGGGQCPGCKEPYRGADDEETDEDYEDKSEEDQALPLPTLDKRLSVVKSFKAQNHPPEFDHTRWLFETKGTYGYGNAVWPKDGYGGSGANGFDHPPDFGEKCKRPLTRKVGISAAILSPYRLLIVMRLIALGLFLTWRVRHPNHEAMWLWGMSITCEIWFAFSWLLDQLPKLCPVTRVTDLSVLKERFESPNLRNPRGRSDLPGIDVFVSTADPEKEPPLVTANTILSILAVNYPVEKVACYLSDDGGALLTFEALAETASFARIWVPFCRKHNIEPRNPEAYFGQKRDFLKNKVRLDFVRERRRVKREYDEFKVRINSLPEAIRRRSDAYNAHEELRAKKKQVEMGANPSDPIKVPKATWMSDSSHWPGTWVSGETDHSRGDHAGIIQAMLAPPNAEPVFGTEAGGENLIDTTDVDIRLPLLVYVSREKRPGYDHNKKAGAMNALVRTSAIMSNGPFILNLDCDHYIYNSLAMREGMCFMLDRGGDRICYVQFPQRFEGIDPNDRYGNHNTVFFDVSMRALDGLQGPMYVGTGCIFRRTALYGFSPPRTTEHHGCFGRRKIKLLLRKPKKSAKKQEDEITLPINGDHNDDDAEIESSLLPKRFGNSASLAASIPVAEYQGRLLQEMQGSHGRPAGSLAVPREPLDAATVAEAISVISCFYEDKTEWGKRVGWIYGSVTEDVVTGYRMHNRGWRSIYCVTKRDAFRGSAPINLTDRLHQVLRWATGSVEIFFSRNNALFASPRMKFLQRIAYFNVGMYPFTSMFLIVYCILPAISLFSGQFIVQSLSITFLVFLLAITITLCLLALLEIKWSGITLHDWWRNEQFWVIGGTSAHPAAVLQGLLKVIAGVDISFTLTSKSATPEEGDEEFAELYEVRWSFLMVPPITIMMLNAIAIAVGVARTMYSPYPEWSKLLGGVFFSFWVLSHLYPFAKGLMGRRGKVPTIVYIWSGLLSIIISLLWVYISPPPGRGEEDYMKFHFP